One Cucurbita pepo subsp. pepo cultivar mu-cu-16 chromosome LG20, ASM280686v2, whole genome shotgun sequence genomic window carries:
- the LOC111783367 gene encoding endochitinase EP3 — MQRALLLTVTLVGIIAGAAAQNCGCAAGLCCSRFGFCGTGDDFCGTGCREGPCNIPPLTPSVNDVVVADFVTEEFFNGIINQADAGCAGRGFYSRATFLEALQSFDRFGRIGSVDDSKREIAAFFGHVTHETGHLCFIEEIDGATKDYCDEENTQYPCNPNKGYFGRGPIQLSWNFNYGPAGESIGFDGLNNPEIVATNPVVSFKTALWYWMNFVRPVINQGFGATIRAINGALECDGANSATVQRRVEYYTQYCNQLGVAPGDNLTC; from the exons ATGCAAAGGGCACTGCTATTAACGGTGACTTTGGTCGGAATCATCGCCGGAGCAGCGGCGCAGAACTGCGGCTGCGCGGCAGGGCTGTGCTGCAGTAGGTTTGGATTCTGCGGTACCGGTGACGATTTCTGCGGGACAGGATGCAGAGAAGGCCCCTGCAACATCCCGCCTCTTACCCCCAGTGTGAACGACGTCGTTGTGGCTGATTTCGTGACGGAGGAGTTCTTCAACGGCATTATTAACCAGGCGGATGCTGGTTGCGCCGGTCGGGGATTCTACAGCAGAGCAACTTTCCTTGAAGCCCTCCAATCGTTTGACCGATTTGGAAGAATCGGGTCCGTTGACGATTCGAAGAGAGAAATCGCCGCCTTCTTCGGCCATGTTACTCACGAGACTGGAC ATTTGTGCTTCATTGAAGAAATAGATGGGGCAACAAAGGATTACTGCGACGAAGAGAACACCCAATATCCGTGCAACCCAAACAAGGGGTATTTCGGGAGAGGCCCAATCCAGCTATCGTGGAACTTCAACTACGGGCCCGCAGGGGAGAGCATCGGGTTCGATGGGCTCAACAACCCAGAAATAGTGGCAACCAACCCCGTGGTGTCCTTCAAGACCGCTCTCTGGTACTGGATGAACTTCGTGAGGCCGGTCATAAACCAGGGCTTCGGCGCCACCATTCGGGCCATCAATGGCGCCCTGGAATGCGACGGCGCTAACTCTGCCACCGTTCAACGACGGGTCGAGTACTACACTCAGTACTGTAACCAACTCGGAGTTGCCCCTGGAGATAATTTGACTTGTTAG
- the LOC111782679 gene encoding signal recognition particle 14 kDa protein-like → MVLLQLDPFLNELTSLFERSTEKGSVWVTLKRSSLKSKVQRNKMTTAGQPIEYRCLIRATDGKKTISTSVGAKDHLRFQASYSTILKAHMTALKKRERKDKKKAAEAEKGLKKKPRKV, encoded by the exons ATG GTTCTACTGCAGCTAGACCCTTTTCTCAATGAACTTACCAGCCTGTTTGAGCGCAGTACCGAGAAGGGTTCAGTCTGGGTTACTCTAAAACGCT CATCACTGAAGTCCAAAGTGCagagaaataaaatgaccACTGCTGGTCAACCCATCGAGTATCGATGCCTCATTCGTGCAACTGACGGAAAGAAGACAATTTCAACTTCT GTTGGAGCAAAAGATCACCTGAGATTTCAAGCTTCCTACTCAACCATTCTTAAAGCCCACATGACTGCTctcaaaaagagagagagaaaggacaAGAAGAAGGCAGCAGAGGCAGAGAAGGGTCTGAAGAAAAAACCCAGGAAAGTGTAA